A genomic stretch from Salarias fasciatus chromosome 18, fSalaFa1.1, whole genome shotgun sequence includes:
- the LOC115406114 gene encoding zinc finger protein 239-like produces the protein MTSMQRSYVSELVVSGHSRSRLNVKSFFVRKHLLKLSEKKEKVFHRQSHLLVHMRTHTGEKPYCCETCGKTFSDQSCLRKHMRTHTAEKPYYCETCGKCFLHRKNLLVHIRTHTGENPYSCETCGKTFSYQSRFKTHMRTHTGEKPYCCETCGKGFSYQSNKVVHMRIHSGEKPYSCETCGNSFSHQSGLRTHMRTHTGEKPYCCEACGNSFSHQSGLRIHMRTHTGEKPYCCESCGKCFLLNTVINWPT, from the exons ATGACGTCAATGCAGCGCAGCTACGTTAGCGAGCtagttgtttctggacacagc agaagcaggctgaatgtgaaaagcttctttgtgaGGAAACATCTGCTGAAACTGTCcgaaaaaaag GAAAAAGTTTTCCA CAGACAGAGTCacttgttggtccacatgagaactcacacaggtgagaagccgtattgttGTGAGACATGTGGAAAAACTTTCAGTGATCAGTCTTGTTTAAGAaaacacatgagaactcacacagccGAGAAGCCGTATtattgtgaaacatgtggaaagtgTTTCCTTCATCGGAAaaatttgttggtccacattagaactcacacaggtgagaaccCATATTCTTGTGAGACATGTGGAAAAACTTTCAGTTACCAGTCTCgttttaaaacacacatgagaactcacacag gtgagaagccgtattgttGTGAGACATGTGGAAAAGGTTTCAGTTATCAGAGTAATAAggtggtccacatgagaattcactctggtgagaagccatattcttgtgagaCATGTGGAAATAGTTTCAGTCACCAGTCTGGTTTAAGAAcacacatgagaactcacactggtgagaagccgtattgttGTGAAGCATGTGGAAATAGTTTCAGTCACCAGTCTGGTTTAAGAAtacacatgagaactcacactggtgagaaacCGTATTGTTGTGAatcatgtggaaaatgtttccttC tcaacACAGTCATAAACTggcccacatga